In Caldicoprobacter guelmensis, the genomic stretch ACTGTTTAGTTATGGGAAATACGGTGTATATAAGGATTACCAAATATATGTTTTCATAAATAATGAAGAACAAATATTTCACGCGCATGCTGATGGGCTAGCTATAGAGCTCAGCTTTGGAGGCAAACACGTACTAACCGATTCCGGTACCTATAGTTATAATTTGAACAAAAATTTGAGGAGATATTTTAGATCCACACGGGCACATAACACGGCTTTTCTAGGTGCCGATCAAAGCACCCAAGTGGGAAGTTTTAGATGGGTGGATCAAGCATTTACAACTTTGAGAAAAAGTAATAGTGGTTTTGAAGGAGAAGTGATTTATAAAAATGGTTCAAGACATGTTAGAAAGATATTGATAGCTGAACAAGAAGTTTGTGTGGAGGATATAATAAAAAGTTGCTTTAATACTTTCCCAGAAATTAATTTTCATTTTCATCCAGATAGACATGTTCAGATTCTAAATAAAAATAAGGTTTTGATAGACAATGATATTATAATGCTTGTAGAATCTGCAGAAGAATTTAAACTGGAAAAGTTGAAAAGTTTGTGTTCTTATCATTATATGCATATTGGTGAGCGAGACAATGTGAGAATTGTGTTTTATAGCAATACTGTGCGATGTAAGGTTCTCTTTAGAAAAGTAGATTAATTATAAGCATCAAATAGAACACGCTTAAAAATTTGCGAGCATATGTGAGATAATTCCTCCATAGAAATGGTAAGGATTATCCATGACACATTATATGTATGCCTGCCGCAAATGCGAGCAAAGTGAAGTGAGCACGCCTATAGTAACAGCGACAATGCCTAAAGCTGCACCTCCTGGAAGTATTGCTTCACCGTCTGCTATTGCGTATGTAATGACACAGAAATTTGTGGAAGGGATGCCGTTTTATAGGCAGGAGCAGCAGTGGGAACGGATGGGGATAGAGCTATCGAGGCAGACTATGGCTAACTGGATGGTACAGGGGTCAGAGAGATGGCTGAGGCCTGTATATGAGAGGATGAGGGAACATCTAATTAAGAGGGATATACTGCATGCCGATGAGACGACGTTGCAGGTATTACACGGGCCAGGGAGAGCAGCAGAGGCTGTATCGTACATGTGGCTTTATCGTACAGGCAGGGATGGTCCAGCAATAGTGCTTTATGATTATCAGACGACGAGGGCAGGTAGGCATGCGAAGAAGTTTTTAGAGGAATTCAAAGGGTATCTGCATGTAGATGGGTATGAAGGATACAATGGCATACCTGATGTAGTATTGGTGGGATGTTGGGCACATGCGATGAGGGAGTTTGATGAAACATTGAAGGCAATACCTGGGACTAGTGAAGGAATAGCAAGCGTGGCAAAGAATGGGCTTGATTACTGCTTGTCAGTTAGAGTTTGAAAAAGCCTGAAATTAAGCAATTTTTTCTTTTTCAAATGTCCAAATTGTACCTACATAGTAATGTGACTTTGTCAAGATGGGAATTATTTTACGCTTACATTATTTTTAGAGATATTGATTTTTCAAAAGGAAGATATGTATTAATAAAAACCCATAGAAAAGAGAAAATTTCAAAAAGCCACTTGATAAATATTTTGTAGAGTAACAAAAAACTTGTAAAAATGTTTAAAACGTGAGGTGTAGGTATGCTTGGTTTGCTAAAAAAAATATACGAAACTATACCTGAACCAGTTGCAGGTTTCCTAGTTCAGACGTTTGGTTTAAGTTATGTCAGCTCAAAAAAAGCCTGGAGCAAGGTTTTTGAGCTTGACAAACAATTTAGACGATTTTCTGAAGATGAAACATTTTTTCTCCTTCTAGTTGAAAACGGCCTAACAAGGATAATTGAACATGTACTGAGTGTTAAAGTACCGTATTATGCCGATAAAATTGAAAGGATTAATGGAAATCTGGATGTGAATGGACTAGAATCTCTTGAGCCTATAGATTCTGAAACGGTGAGAAAAAGCTTGAATTCGTTTGTGGTGAAATCCGTAAACGGTTATTACACAACTACCGGCGGAACTGGACGAAATCCTTTGTTGATAAGAATTTCTGACGATGCCTACTATAGAGACTATGAACATGTGTTGTGGAGTTGGTACAGAAACGGGTATTACAGGAAATGCAGAAAGCTGACGCTTAGAGGTGTGAACCTTGGTGACAGGTTGTGGAAATACAACCCAATATACAATGAATTACTAATAAACATATTTCTGATGAATGAAAAAAACATAGATGCTATTGTTCGAGAGATTGAAAATTTTGATCCAGAATTTGGTCACGGTTATCCATCAGCATGGACCAGACTATCTAAGTTGATTCAAGGCAGAAGGATCAGAATGCAACTCAGAGGTATTTCATTTGTTAGTGAGAATTTTACCGAAGAGCAGAGGAAACTTGTAGAGGAGACTTTTTCATGCTGTGTAACAAGTTTCTATGGTCACTCGGAACGAGCAGGTTTCGCTGCAGAAATTCCCGAGAATAAAGGAATTTATTATGTATTCCCAACTTATGGGTTGATAGAAGTCCTTGATGAACATGGGAGAAGAGTACCGGAGGGGGGATTTGGGGAAGTAACGTGCACTACGTTCATAAACAAAACTCTTCCTTTAATACGTTACAGAACGGGAGATTTTGCCAGGGTCCATAAGGCAACGTCTTCTGGGATTCCAATGAGTCTAACGGAAATTTCCGGAAGATGGGGGAAAGATTTTGTGTATGATAAGTATGGTAATAAGATATCAATGACTCTCGTAAATGTACATTCCTTTGCCCAATACAACTTCAAGTACATACAGTTCAGACAAGACACCCCTGGAAAACTATCAGTTTATCTTGTACCATTTGAGAAGTTGAGGAAGAGAGATTTTGAAGATCTTAAAAGGGAGTTTATCGAGAAGCTCAAGAACTTTGACATAGATTTTCTAATCTGTGATGAATCCCAGATTGTATTCAGCAAAAGGGGAAAAGTTCCATATCTTGTGTCTACGCTGAGTGAGGAAGAGAAGAGCTAAATGTTATTTTCGAAAGAGTACAAAGGGATTAATTATATTCCGTGCTGTCTTGTTGATTGTCATATGATTCGAGAATTTGTGCAGAGCAGCGAAAGGTTCATACCAATTAATATAACGGTGTTACTAAAGTACTGTTCAGAATAGAGAGATAGGGATACCTACCAGTCTTATAGAGTTTTAAAATGTCTTTGTGTTCCGTAACAATAGACAAAGTGGAGGTAAGACCTTTATGAAATACAGCTTTGCCTTCATAGGTTCAGTCTCTACCGAAAAGAGCCTTGGTGGTGAGACCTTGAAGAATCAGCTTATTACCAAGTATCTTATTGAAAATGGAATTCAGGTGTATGTTATAGATGTTGAGGCATATAAACCTTACACGGTAAGAAGCAGAATTGCGCTCTTTCTAAGAATACTTAGTGTGTTTTTATCACGTGATATTAAAAGTATAATTATCTCAAAGGCTTCTCCAGGTGCTATAAAGATACTGAAATTAGCAAAGTGCTTCAATATCTTCAAAAAAAGGATTTACTATGTAGTAATTGGTGGAACTATAGTGAGAAAAGTTCGAGAGAACCCGAACTTGAATAAGCTCCTTAAGGCGGTTACGAGAATCTATGTTGAAGGGAAAACCATGGCGCGCGACCTTATCACATTGGGGATTAGGAATGTTGAATGGCTACCTAATTTCAAAGAGATTCCTGAAATAAGGGAAGTCAAGAAAAGAACTCCACGAATTCCCGTAAGGGCTGTTTTTGTCTCAAGAATGACTAGGGAAAAGGGTGTTTTATTCTTGTTGGAGTGTTTGGATGAAATAAATTCGCAGAATGTTAAAATTACTATAGATTTTTACGGCCCATTTGAAAATATCGAATTTAAAGAAATGTTTTTTGAAAAAATACGTAATTCGAATTATGCATTTTATCAAGGCGTGCTTGATTTCCAAAGTGAAAATGCATATACTAAACTAGCAGAATACGATCTTTTCATCTTTCCAACATGCCATGTGGAGGAAGGATTTCCAGGTGCTTTGATTGATGCAATGATAGCAGGTCTGCCTATTGTTGCATCTGATGCTGGGTGTAATGGAGAAATAGTTACTGATGAGATTGGCTATCTTTTTAAGACAAACGACGAGGAAAATTTTAAGGAGGTTCTTTTGAGGGTTCTTGTTGATCCTCAACAGTTGGTTGAGAAGTCAGATAACTCTAGGAAAAGGGCTGCTGTTTACGAGTATAGAAGGGTTCTGTCAAAGCTGCTGAGTGATATTCTGGTGGATGCTAGTAAATGAACATTTCGGCTAGCACACACAAATCTTCATCTTGGAACACGAACAGTGTCTACTCCAGAAATTTCGCATTGATGGGTTTGGAAATCGCAAACCAGCTCTGCCTATACTATTATAAAGGGAATACTCCTTCGAGAGCTTTGTTAATATGGCAACAATTGAACTGAATGGGTGAGGTTCAAACGGATAAATACACTATCGCAGATTGTTATGGTGTTCAACATGGGAGTTGGAGGTAGAACAATGAAACTAGGGTTCTGCTATAAGGATAGCTTCTCAACAGTATTTAAGTTTACTGCATTTGTTTTAATTTTTTTTCTCTGTCTCTACATAAGAAACGTGATTCTTTCTGTAGCAATGCTTTTGATACTTATCGCGTTTGAGAAGAGTTTTTTTATTGCTATTTTATTGTTACTGCCGATTGTGGAAACTCTAATGGTTTTTAGAGAAGGTTTGACTATAACAAAGATCTTTTCAATATTATTGCTAATTTACTTGGTTGCTCATATAATAAGGTGGAAAAAGATTCACATGACCAAAGGACTAGGGGTGATAATAGTTTTCCTAACATGGACTGTGGTAGGAATATTTAATCATATAGTTTTATTTCCAGATGGTGCATTTTCTAGTTGGAATTATGCACAAGCACTATATGAAGGGGTCATCTATGCAGTTTCCAAAATTTTCTTTGCTATGCTAATATACATTTACCTTATGGATGAAACACAGGAGGAGCTTTCACAAATAATGTATTTTTCTTCCAAATCGCTTACGCTTGGACTCATAATAGTGAACATTTACTTTATATTTTTTGGTTATGAACAATTTGCATGGTGGTCTCTGACTCGGGTAACTTTTTTAGGAGCTGATCCGAATGAATTTGCATGTTTACTTTCTGCTCTTTTACCTTTTTCTTTTTGGGTTTTTTTCTCTATAGAGGCAGTGTTTTGGAAAATAGCTTCTCTTTCAAGTGTTATACTTACGATTTATTCTATAATTTTGACTTTGTCTAGAGGAGGATTGTTAACTCTTATCTTCACATTGATGGTCTTATTCTTCCTTTTTTTAAAGAAAGGCCGAGGAAAACACTACTTGTTGATATTTTTTCTTTCTCTCGCATTAGTTTTTCTGACGCAATTTATAGATATTTCGCAAGTTCAAGCAAGATTTTCTTCAACCTGGATACAGAATAGTCTGTCTAAGTTAACTGCGAGGAGGATAGATTGGTGGATGGCTGCATTGGAAAAATGGTTGGAGCGTCCGATAATTGGTTGGGGAACATCTGCGACCATGCTTCAAGAGTGGCTTAATTTTGAAAAATACGGTATACCAACTGTTCTACATAGTATTTATGTAGAAATAATATTACAATTAGGGATAGTTGGGATAGGTTTGTTTATGCTAATAATAATGAAAGCCATAGGTGGAATTCCTAATATACTTAAGCAGACTAGTGAGATTAGATCTTTGCACATTATCATACCAATGATTTCGCTTCTTTCGGTCCTGTTTGCCGGATTATCACTTTCGTGGGAATGGAAAGAATTTGTTTGGTTTCTTATCTCGATTAGTCTTGCGTACACTGATAAGTTCACAAGAGTTTCTTGTGAATACTAGCTGGAGGTAAAGGGATTTTCAAATAGTGTAGATATGGAGAATAAAATTACAGACATATGGATCCTAGACACATGCCTATAATTATTGTTGCCAATTCTCTTTCTCTTGAATTTGAAAGGTAGCTGTTTAGACCCACGAAGTATAGAAAAAATGAGTGTTCTTATTTTACAGTTTTTAGTTAGGTTTCTACACATTAGAGCAGAAAAATAATATACCATTCTTTTGGTATGAATAGTTCTAAAAACTAATTTTTTGGGATGGTGATTGCTGTGAGGATCGCACATGTCATTTCCTCGTGTAGTCCTGGAGGAGCGGAGGTATTTGTGAAATCACTTGTTTTAGAATTGAAAAAGCAAGGCTTAGATGTTGAAATATGGGTGATTTACAAAGTTGAAGACTTGCCATATAATGATGAGAAAGCAAGAGAATTTCAAATAAGTTATGTAAAGGAGCTTGTTGAAAATGATGTGAGTGTGAAATTTGTCGAAAGAAGGTTTAGGAAGGATTGGCCAAGAATAAAAGAAAAATTGAATACTTTTTATGAAGAGTTTAAGCCAGACGTTGTTCATTCGCATTTGGAAACCGTGACTTTTCACGTTGTGAGATCTCTTTTCAGAAAAGTTCCAATTGTTGAGACTATTCACAATACAGTAATTAATTATCCCTATCTGCATAAGTGGTATATAAATCGTAGACTGAGTGCTTCAGTTGCAATTTCTCGCAAAGTAAGGGAGATAGTACTAAAACAATTAGGTATTCCCGAAGAAAAAGTTTACCTAATTTACAATGGTATCCCACTTGAGAAATTTAGAACTCTGGATCGAGTGTTCAGAAAGAATGTTAAAAATATTATTGCTGTTGGAAGGCTTGAAGAACAAAAAGACTATCCTACATTAATTGTTGCTTTCAAAATCCTGAAGGACAGATTAGAGAGTGAAGGTCGTGAAGTTCCAACACTAAATATAGTAGGGGGAGGAAGCTTGGACTGTTATCTAAAAGAATTTGCCAGTGAATTGGGTTTGGAAAAATACATAAACTTTCTAGGAAAACGTAGTGATATACCGGATATTTTGAGAGAGAGTGATGTTTACGTTATGTCTTCACTTTATGAGGGTTTGTCGATAGCTTTAATAGAAGCTATTGCTTCTGGTCTTCCTGTAGTAGCAACGAATGCAGGGAGCAACGATGAAATCATCGATAACGGAATGAATGGATTGATAGTTCCCACCAGAGATAGTGAGGCACTAGCTGAAGCTTTGTATTTGCTGGTTATTAATCCTGATTTAAGGCAGAATTTTTCTCGAGCAGCCTCCAAAAAGGCTGAAACTTTTTCGATAAAGTATTGTGCGCAAGGTCACTGTAGGATGTATGAAGAAATTTTGAAAAATGGTAAGCGTCAAATAGAGCACACCTAAAAATTTGCAAGCAAATGTGAGATAATTCCTCCATGAAAATAGATAAGGAGGGATTATCTATGTATGACCCATATAGAGCGTAGGCAGCAATGGAAAGCTAGGATTGAAGCCTACAAAGCCAGCGACTTGTCTGCAAGGGAATTTTGCAGACAACACGACATAACTACGAGACAGCTGTACTACTGGCTAAGAAAAGAAACTTTAAAAGAACAGACTGGTAATACAGTACAATGGTTATCTGTTAGTTTAAACAGTCAAGAAGATACATCTTTAAGTGACTTTTTAACCGTAAAAGTGGGTCCTGATGCAATTGAGGTAAGGCAGGGTTTTAATGAGAAACTGCTGCTTCATGTAGTAAAGGTGTTGAGCGCTCTATGTTAGGACTGGCCAGTATTCAAAAGGTTTATCTTGCGTGCGGTAGTACCGACATGCGGAAATTAATAGACTCCCTGGCGGCTATCGTACAGCAAAGCTTTGCAAGTGCTCTGTTGTGTTCTGTAACAAGAGCAGGGACAAGATAAAGATACTGCAGTGAGACCACATATGAAGTTGAGAAACTGCCAAATATGGATATAAAGTAAAGGAAGCGCTATATGAGATTTTACCATCGTCAACGAGTTTGTCGGATTGCTTGCAGAGTGGAATAGAGATGGACAATCCCTACCTTAAACAGGGTAGGGATTGTTTTCATTGCAATAGTTTGATGATTGCCAGTTTAAGTTATTAGTTTTATCAGTTGGAGTTTAAAGAAGCCTGAAAAATTAAGCTATTTTTTAAAACGCCTAAATTGTTCCTACATAATTGTTGTTTTGTTAGCGTGGATATTATTTTTTGATTACGAGGAGAGGTTAGGACAATGAGTCAGCCAAAAATATGTGTCATAGGTTTAGGTTATATAGGTTTGCCGACCAGTGCTATATTTGCAACCCACGGATGCAAGGTGATCGGGGTAGATGTAAATGAAAAAATCGTAAATGCTTTAAACAAGGGTGAGATTACAATCGAAGAACCGTATCTGGATATTATGGTACAGGCAGCCGTCAGGTCCGGAAACCTGATTGCCGATACCAAGCCTCACGAGGCTGATGCGTTTATTATAGCAGTTCCAACCCCCGTCACCAAGGATAAAAAAGCCGATATGAGCTATGTGGTTGCGGCTACAGAAGCCATTGTGCCTTATCTCCGAAAAGGAAACATGGTTATACTGGAGTCCACTTCACCTCCAGGAACGGTGGAAGAACTTATGGTACCTATACTGCAAAAGTCCGGTCTAAAAATAGGGGAGGAATTATATGTAGGACATTCTCCTGAGAGGGTCCTGCCGGGGAAGATACTGTGGGAACTGGTACATAATAACCGTATAATCGGGGGAGTAAACAGGGTTTCCGCTGAAAAAATACGGGATTTATATAAAATATTTGTTAACGGCGAAATATATTTAACTGATGTGAGAACGGCAGAGATGTGTAAGGTGGTGGAAAACACCTTCAGGGATGTAAACATTGCTCTTGCCAACGAACTGGCCAGAATATGTGAAAGGATGGGTATAAACGTCTGGGAAGTGATAGAGCTGGCCAACAAGCACCCGCGGGTGAACATTCATCAGCCCGGTCCGGGGGTGGGTGGACACTGCCTGGCGGTGGACCCGTGGTTTATAGTTGAAAAGGTTCCTGATCTGGCAAAAATTATAGAGCTTTCCAGGAAAACCAATGACAGCATGCCGCAGCATGTCCTAAACAGGATAGACGAAATTTTGAAGGATGTCGAGGGCGTAAGAAGAGTATCGATTCTGGGTATAACATATAAGCCCAACATAGACGACGTGAGGGAGAGCCCTGTTATTGAACTGATAGAACTGATGGAGAAAAGAGGGGACTATGAAATCCGGGTATACGACCCTTATGTAAAGGCCCATAAATATAAGGCAAAGGATTTGATTGAAGTGGCGGAGGGAAGCGACTTGGTGGTGCTGGCCGTGCATCACGACTGTTTTAAACATTTGCCGCTTGATGACATGGCGAAGGTTATGAGAAACAGGAACATCTTTGACACGAGAAATTTCTTAAGCAAAGAAGAGGTTGAAAGCAAAGGCTTCAGGTATATATTGCTGGGTAATGGGGCAAGCAGGTAAAATGATTGTTATAGGGGTAGATACTGTGAATAATATGAATATAAAAGTCTTAACCATATTCGGTACAAGGCCCGAAGCAATAAAGATGGCGCCACTTGTAAAGAAATTGGAGCAAGAACCTCTTATAAAGAGCTATGTTTGCGTTACAGCACAGCACAGGGAAATGCTCGACCAGGTGCTGGAGATATTCAATATAAAGCCCGATTACGATTTGAACATCATGCAGCACAGACAGAGCCTTGTAAGCATAACTACAAAGGCTCTGGAAGGTTTGTATAAGGTTATAAACGAGCTGAAACCCGATATTGTTCTGGTGCACGGTGATACATCCACCACACTGGCAGGAGCCTTGGCAGCGTTTTACAACAAAGTCCCTGTGGGGCATGTGGAAGCGGGGCTCCGGACATACGATAAATATTCTCCGTATCCCGAAGAGATGAACAGAATGCTTACCGCCGATATTGCCGAGATGCACTTTGCTCCAACCGTTAGAAATAAACAAAACCTCATAAGGGAAAATATTACGCAGGGAATTTATGTGACGGGCAACACAGTTATAGATGCGTTGAAATATACCGTTGTATCTGATTATACATTCAGAGCTTCAACCCTCAAAGGCATTGATTTTTCAAAAGGGAGGTATGTCTTGCTGACCGCACACAGGAGGGAAAACCTGGGTGAGCCGCTTGAAAACATCTGCAGAGCAGTAAAGAGGCTTATACAGGATTTTGATGATGTGCATATTATTTACCCTGTGCATTTAAATCCCGCCGTCTGGGAAACGGTTAATTCAATTTTAGGGGGTACCGAGAGGGTTTATCTGATAGACCCGGTTGATGTGCAGGACATGCACAATTTGATGGCCAGGTGTTATATGGTTATGACCGATTCGGGAGGTTTGCAAGAGGAAGCTCCGGCCCTTGGGAAGCCGGTTTTGGTATTGAGGACCGAGACCGAGAGGCCGGAAGCGATAGAGGCTGGGACTGTGAAATTGGCTGGAGTTGTTGAGGATGACATATATAATATGGCTGTTGAGCTTTTGACAAATAAAGAGGTATATGAATCAATGGCAAGAGCAGTAAATCCATATGGTGACGGTAAAGCTTCTGAAAGGATAGTTAAAGCCATATTACATAAATTTGGCTTTGGTGAAAAGCCAGAGGAGTTTGGTATATAAGTTTGTCATTTTTGCCTATCTCATGAACAAGAACCACGAGATACAAAACAGCCTGGCCGACTCGGGCGAGCAAAACCTCTATATGATGAAGGTGGCCAGGGAAAATGGTGCGCTGGCGGCTAAGCTGGCAGGGGCGGGTGGCGGCGGCACCATCATAGCGCTGACGCTGGAGCCAGAGAGGACCATGCGTGCATTGAAAGAGGCAGGGGCTGAGACGTTTGTAGAGCTTGCTCCCGATGCTGAGGGAGTTAAGGTGGATGTTGTGGAGGAGGATTTTTCTGCAGTATATTCGGCAATATCAGCAGGGGCGAATTGAGATGGATGA encodes the following:
- a CDS encoding glycosyltransferase, giving the protein MKYSFAFIGSVSTEKSLGGETLKNQLITKYLIENGIQVYVIDVEAYKPYTVRSRIALFLRILSVFLSRDIKSIIISKASPGAIKILKLAKCFNIFKKRIYYVVIGGTIVRKVRENPNLNKLLKAVTRIYVEGKTMARDLITLGIRNVEWLPNFKEIPEIREVKKRTPRIPVRAVFVSRMTREKGVLFLLECLDEINSQNVKITIDFYGPFENIEFKEMFFEKIRNSNYAFYQGVLDFQSENAYTKLAEYDLFIFPTCHVEEGFPGALIDAMIAGLPIVASDAGCNGEIVTDEIGYLFKTNDEENFKEVLLRVLVDPQQLVEKSDNSRKRAAVYEYRRVLSKLLSDILVDASK
- a CDS encoding O-antigen ligase family protein, translated to MKLGFCYKDSFSTVFKFTAFVLIFFLCLYIRNVILSVAMLLILIAFEKSFFIAILLLLPIVETLMVFREGLTITKIFSILLLIYLVAHIIRWKKIHMTKGLGVIIVFLTWTVVGIFNHIVLFPDGAFSSWNYAQALYEGVIYAVSKIFFAMLIYIYLMDETQEELSQIMYFSSKSLTLGLIIVNIYFIFFGYEQFAWWSLTRVTFLGADPNEFACLLSALLPFSFWVFFSIEAVFWKIASLSSVILTIYSIILTLSRGGLLTLIFTLMVLFFLFLKKGRGKHYLLIFFLSLALVFLTQFIDISQVQARFSSTWIQNSLSKLTARRIDWWMAALEKWLERPIIGWGTSATMLQEWLNFEKYGIPTVLHSIYVEIILQLGIVGIGLFMLIIMKAIGGIPNILKQTSEIRSLHIIIPMISLLSVLFAGLSLSWEWKEFVWFLISISLAYTDKFTRVSCEY
- a CDS encoding glycosyltransferase, with the translated sequence MVIAVRIAHVISSCSPGGAEVFVKSLVLELKKQGLDVEIWVIYKVEDLPYNDEKAREFQISYVKELVENDVSVKFVERRFRKDWPRIKEKLNTFYEEFKPDVVHSHLETVTFHVVRSLFRKVPIVETIHNTVINYPYLHKWYINRRLSASVAISRKVREIVLKQLGIPEEKVYLIYNGIPLEKFRTLDRVFRKNVKNIIAVGRLEEQKDYPTLIVAFKILKDRLESEGREVPTLNIVGGGSLDCYLKEFASELGLEKYINFLGKRSDIPDILRESDVYVMSSLYEGLSIALIEAIASGLPVVATNAGSNDEIIDNGMNGLIVPTRDSEALAEALYLLVINPDLRQNFSRAASKKAETFSIKYCAQGHCRMYEEILKNGKRQIEHT
- the tnpA gene encoding IS66 family insertion sequence element accessory protein TnpA; its protein translation is MTHIERRQQWKARIEAYKASDLSAREFCRQHDITTRQLYYWLRKETLKEQTGNTVQWLSVSLNSQEDTSLSDFLTVKVGPDAIEVRQGFNEKLLLHVVKVLSALC
- the tnpB gene encoding IS66 family insertion sequence element accessory protein TnpB; its protein translation is MLGLASIQKVYLACGSTDMRKLIDSLAAIVQQSFASALLCSVTRAGTR
- a CDS encoding nucleotide sugar dehydrogenase, which gives rise to MSQPKICVIGLGYIGLPTSAIFATHGCKVIGVDVNEKIVNALNKGEITIEEPYLDIMVQAAVRSGNLIADTKPHEADAFIIAVPTPVTKDKKADMSYVVAATEAIVPYLRKGNMVILESTSPPGTVEELMVPILQKSGLKIGEELYVGHSPERVLPGKILWELVHNNRIIGGVNRVSAEKIRDLYKIFVNGEIYLTDVRTAEMCKVVENTFRDVNIALANELARICERMGINVWEVIELANKHPRVNIHQPGPGVGGHCLAVDPWFIVEKVPDLAKIIELSRKTNDSMPQHVLNRIDEILKDVEGVRRVSILGITYKPNIDDVRESPVIELIELMEKRGDYEIRVYDPYVKAHKYKAKDLIEVAEGSDLVVLAVHHDCFKHLPLDDMAKVMRNRNIFDTRNFLSKEEVESKGFRYILLGNGASR
- the wecB gene encoding non-hydrolyzing UDP-N-acetylglucosamine 2-epimerase, with translation MNIKVLTIFGTRPEAIKMAPLVKKLEQEPLIKSYVCVTAQHREMLDQVLEIFNIKPDYDLNIMQHRQSLVSITTKALEGLYKVINELKPDIVLVHGDTSTTLAGALAAFYNKVPVGHVEAGLRTYDKYSPYPEEMNRMLTADIAEMHFAPTVRNKQNLIRENITQGIYVTGNTVIDALKYTVVSDYTFRASTLKGIDFSKGRYVLLTAHRRENLGEPLENICRAVKRLIQDFDDVHIIYPVHLNPAVWETVNSILGGTERVYLIDPVDVQDMHNLMARCYMVMTDSGGLQEEAPALGKPVLVLRTETERPEAIEAGTVKLAGVVEDDIYNMAVELLTNKEVYESMARAVNPYGDGKASERIVKAILHKFGFGEKPEEFGI